In Drosophila simulans strain w501 chromosome X, Prin_Dsim_3.1, whole genome shotgun sequence, one DNA window encodes the following:
- the LOC27208307 gene encoding uncharacterized protein LOC27208307 has protein sequence MQYLHIFGLLVFLAAYGSTLERRDREFYGISKEHVGQLTNIENKWDSMEFVQHKISLKQPQRYNRFKRQSFTPFERRVIRLLRKLGLLKSDAERLLDTLEKDKDLLRRLKKLLDEVDSEHETKDFLEDFFDLVFFNKI, from the coding sequence atgcaatactTGCATATCTTTGGGCTCTTGGTCTTTTTGGCCGCTTATGGATCAACCCTTGAACGTCGTGATAGGGAATTTTACGGGATATCTAAGGAGCATGTTGGGCAGCTAAcgaatattgaaaataaatgggATTCTATGGAATTTGTACAACACAAGATATCCTTGAAGCAGCCACAGAGATATAACCGATTCAAACGTCAGTCCTTCACACCATTTGAAAGGCGTGTGATACGTTTACTACGTAAATTGGGCTTATTAAAAAGCGATGCTGAACGACTGTTGGATACCCTCGAAAAGGACAAGGATCTGTTACGAAGATTAAAGAAGTTACTCGACGAGGTGGACAGCGAACATGAGACCAAGGACTTCCTTGAAGATTTCTTCGATTTAGTTTTTTTCAACAAAATATAA